Proteins found in one Acidobacteriota bacterium genomic segment:
- a CDS encoding BACON domain-containing carbohydrate-binding protein: MFKFRFRVRQILPFRQIGALTLSLLFMLSIPGNLLAQHLTRRAVVLSPVSKAKTSAIKKSALSSNRQTDSGQLIGTPWTGAVGIAKTTAEIMELDSQLAGKDPAPPAYEFARPITDRKNLPQNPESLAIAAFPDRDPNTPALEPRAPQTPSTSFTAATLTDTNAFPPDTMGAAGPTQFLLAVNGRIRVFDKTGVIGTLNTTLNTFFNSVRGTASTNYPRVRFDRLSNRWFVTASTAAVTPNSILIAVSNNATINGATIWTFFAFQQNLVTPAGDANCQSDYPTLGIDANGLYIGVNQFCGTPLTFNSSAAFVVRKSSVTGGGPIVVTAFRNLTGGATGTGPFAPQGVDNYDPAATEGYFIGVDNAGFGSLIARRVTNADTTPVLSANISITILTTALPLTVRHQGNAGGANGQLDATDDRLIAAHIRNGRLWTSHNLGVDNNGIASGGGTRTRNGSRWYEIQNLNTATPGVVQSGTLFASSATNTVDDRNYWMPSVMVSGQGHMAMATSIAGTNEFINAATAGRLASDTPGTLQTPAALTSSTTAYNPAGDTGAIGFRRWGDYSYTSLDPCDDMTMWTVQEFCDATNSYGLRVVKLLAPPPATPASASPSLIGQGTSINVTINANSINGSAFFDPGNGFGCRLTASVNGGVVVNSVTYQNPTTVVLNLNTMTASSGAKNITITNPDGQTVTANGLLNVNNSCSYAIAPGSQNFTGSGGSGSVNVTAGIDCIWTAVSNDSWITVTSGANGSGNGTVNYSVAVNSTGSQRQGTITIAGQTFTVTQAELICTYGLSSLADFFDSNGGTNSVMVTAPSGCAWTAVSNTSWITISSGASGNGNGTVSFSVARNSGTTDRVGTMTIGGQTFNVTQYGTTCVTGLSPASASYGASGVTSSITVSAPSGCSRPATSMDGWVTIISGANGTGNGAVKYSVAANPTTNARSTVIVVGKKIHRITQAGGTPVCNYTISPTSQTYPVTGGSGSVTVTTTTGCNWTAVSNAAWITITSGASGSGSGAVNYTVASNAGNPSRSGTLTIAGRTFTVNQDGASGGCTYTLSPTTATYTASGGAGNFSVTTTAGCNWTAVSNDSWLTITSGSSGTGSGAVNYTVAVNPGTTERQGTITVQGQTFTVTQSGAASCTYQVSSTYFAFTKPGGARTITVTTGSSCNWTASSPVTWVTITSGSSGTGTGTVTISVSANPGSTTRQTTLTVAGKSVTVKQAGT, translated from the coding sequence ATGTTCAAATTCAGGTTTCGCGTTCGTCAAATCCTACCCTTTCGCCAAATCGGCGCATTGACCCTCTCACTGCTCTTTATGCTTTCAATTCCGGGTAACTTACTGGCGCAACATCTGACCCGTCGCGCGGTTGTATTATCGCCTGTCTCGAAAGCAAAAACTTCTGCCATCAAAAAGTCTGCGCTTTCGTCAAATCGCCAGACTGATAGCGGGCAACTCATCGGCACGCCGTGGACAGGCGCTGTGGGTATTGCGAAAACCACCGCCGAAATCATGGAACTCGACAGCCAACTGGCGGGCAAAGACCCTGCGCCACCAGCCTACGAATTTGCAAGACCAATAACCGACAGAAAAAATTTGCCGCAAAATCCTGAATCGCTTGCCATCGCTGCGTTTCCAGACCGCGACCCGAATACGCCTGCGCTGGAACCGCGCGCGCCGCAAACGCCTTCGACCAGTTTTACAGCGGCGACCTTGACCGATACCAACGCCTTTCCGCCCGATACGATGGGCGCTGCGGGACCGACGCAATTTCTTTTAGCGGTCAACGGGCGCATACGGGTGTTCGACAAAACCGGCGTCATTGGCACGCTCAATACCACGCTCAATACTTTTTTCAATTCGGTGCGCGGCACCGCATCAACCAACTATCCGCGTGTGCGTTTTGACCGTTTATCCAATCGCTGGTTCGTCACCGCAAGCACCGCAGCGGTGACGCCAAACAGCATCTTGATTGCCGTCAGCAACAACGCCACGATTAATGGCGCGACCATCTGGACATTCTTTGCATTTCAGCAAAATCTCGTCACTCCTGCCGGAGATGCCAATTGCCAATCGGATTACCCGACGCTTGGCATTGATGCCAACGGGCTATACATCGGCGTCAATCAGTTTTGTGGCACACCGCTGACGTTTAATAGCAGCGCGGCTTTTGTGGTGCGTAAAAGTTCTGTGACCGGCGGCGGCCCGATTGTGGTCACGGCGTTTCGCAATTTAACCGGCGGGGCAACCGGCACAGGACCCTTTGCGCCGCAGGGCGTCGATAATTATGACCCGGCGGCAACCGAAGGCTATTTCATTGGCGTTGATAATGCCGGTTTCGGTTCGCTCATTGCGCGCCGCGTTACCAATGCCGACACCACCCCTGTGCTTTCGGCAAATATTTCCATCACCATTTTGACAACCGCCTTGCCGCTCACGGTTCGCCATCAAGGCAACGCCGGCGGCGCGAACGGACAACTCGATGCCACCGATGACCGATTGATTGCTGCGCACATTCGCAATGGCAGATTATGGACTTCGCACAACCTTGGCGTCGATAACAACGGCATCGCGTCGGGCGGCGGCACACGCACGCGCAACGGTTCGCGCTGGTATGAAATTCAAAATTTAAATACCGCAACGCCAGGCGTCGTGCAGAGCGGAACTTTGTTTGCGTCTTCGGCAACCAACACGGTTGATGATAGGAATTACTGGATGCCTTCGGTGATGGTTTCCGGGCAGGGACATATGGCGATGGCGACAAGCATTGCCGGAACCAATGAATTCATCAACGCCGCAACCGCAGGACGTCTGGCAAGCGACACGCCCGGCACTTTGCAAACGCCTGCGGCGCTCACAAGTTCAACGACAGCCTACAACCCGGCGGGCGATACCGGGGCAATAGGATTTCGACGCTGGGGCGATTATTCTTACACCAGTCTCGACCCCTGCGATGATATGACCATGTGGACGGTGCAGGAATTTTGCGATGCGACCAATTCATACGGATTGCGCGTGGTCAAATTGCTAGCGCCGCCACCGGCGACCCCGGCAAGCGCCAGCCCGTCGCTTATCGGACAAGGCACTTCGATCAATGTCACCATCAACGCCAATTCAATAAACGGTTCGGCATTTTTCGATCCCGGCAATGGCTTTGGCTGTCGTTTAACCGCAAGCGTCAATGGCGGCGTCGTGGTCAACAGCGTGACTTACCAAAACCCGACTACAGTGGTTCTCAATCTCAACACTATGACCGCAAGCAGCGGCGCAAAAAATATCACCATCACCAATCCCGACGGGCAAACCGTCACCGCCAACGGCTTGTTGAATGTGAACAATTCCTGTTCGTATGCGATTGCCCCAGGCAGTCAAAACTTCACAGGGTCAGGCGGCTCCGGCAGCGTCAATGTGACAGCAGGCATAGATTGCATATGGACAGCCGTCAGTAATGATTCGTGGATTACTGTGACCTCGGGCGCAAACGGCAGCGGTAACGGCACGGTGAATTATTCGGTTGCTGTCAATAGTACGGGCAGTCAAAGACAAGGCACTATCACCATCGCCGGGCAAACTTTCACCGTCACTCAGGCTGAATTGATTTGCACCTATGGGTTAAGTAGTCTCGCCGATTTCTTTGATTCAAACGGCGGCACAAACAGTGTGATGGTAACGGCTCCGAGCGGTTGCGCGTGGACGGCTGTGAGTAACACCTCGTGGATAACCATTTCTTCAGGCGCGAGCGGCAACGGCAATGGCACAGTGAGTTTTTCAGTGGCGCGCAATTCGGGAACCACAGACCGGGTCGGGACGATGACCATTGGCGGTCAAACATTCAACGTCACCCAATACGGCACAACCTGTGTGACCGGACTCTCTCCTGCAAGCGCTTCATATGGCGCATCAGGTGTAACCAGCAGCATCACGGTTTCGGCTCCAAGCGGGTGCTCAAGACCCGCAACCAGTATGGACGGTTGGGTAACCATCATCTCAGGAGCGAATGGCACAGGGAATGGTGCCGTAAAATACAGTGTTGCCGCCAATCCAACGACCAACGCGCGCTCGACCGTCATTGTCGTCGGTAAAAAAATCCATCGCATCACGCAGGCAGGCGGCACGCCGGTTTGCAATTACACGATTTCGCCGACCTCGCAAACCTACCCGGTGACTGGCGGCTCCGGCAGCGTCACCGTCACCACGACCACAGGCTGCAACTGGACAGCGGTGAGCAATGCCGCATGGATTACGATCACTTCCGGGGCGAGCGGTTCGGGAAGCGGCGCGGTCAATTACACGGTTGCATCGAATGCCGGGAATCCTTCGCGCAGCGGAACCCTGACCATCGCCGGACGAACCTTTACGGTAAATCAGGATGGCGCGAGTGGCGGTTGTACATACACCTTGTCACCGACCACTGCGACCTACACGGCAAGCGGCGGTGCAGGTAATTTCTCTGTGACTACAACCGCAGGATGCAACTGGACGGCAGTAAGCAATGACAGTTGGCTCACCATTACCTCCGGTTCAAGCGGCACCGGCAGCGGCGCGGTCAATTACACCGTTGCGGTAAATCCGGGCACCACTGAACGACAAGGAACGATCACTGTTCAGGGGCAAACTTTCACGGTGACCCAAAGCGGCGCAGCGAGTTGCACCTATCAGGTTTCGTCAACCTATTTTGCCTTCACCAAACCGGGCGGCGCGCGAACCATCACAGTGACGACCGGTTCCAGTTGCAACTGGACTGCTTCAAGCCCGGTCACCTGGGTGACGATTACTTCCGGTTCAAGTGGCACCGGCACTGGCACTGTGACGATTTCGGTTTCCGCAAATCCCGGCTCGACGACGCGGCAAACCACCTTAACCGTTGCCGGAAAGAGCGTGACCGTTAAACAGGCGGGAACCTAA
- a CDS encoding metal-dependent hydrolase, translating to MPTIFTHSAFALGATKLAIEQTDKRIMLAGGLLAALPDADALLMRWIAYGDGFGHRGFTHSLFFAVVMGCAVAFLFLQMKWHGKRRFVFLAGLFSLVTASHGFFDALTTGGLGVAFFAPFDNTRYFFPIRPIPVAPLSASGLFTAKGFNLLLWEFLLVWIFMIGAFIWTHKSVKRKIVAVIFWFTCALMWWVKFSA from the coding sequence ATGCCAACGATTTTCACGCATAGCGCCTTTGCTTTGGGCGCAACCAAATTAGCCATTGAGCAAACCGATAAACGCATCATGCTTGCTGGTGGTTTGCTTGCCGCGCTTCCCGACGCCGATGCTTTGTTGATGCGCTGGATTGCATATGGCGATGGGTTCGGGCATCGCGGCTTTACTCATTCCCTGTTTTTCGCAGTAGTGATGGGATGCGCCGTGGCCTTTCTTTTTTTGCAAATGAAATGGCATGGCAAACGCCGTTTCGTTTTTCTCGCCGGTTTATTTTCGCTGGTCACGGCTTCACATGGCTTTTTCGATGCGCTGACCACGGGCGGCTTGGGGGTGGCGTTTTTTGCGCCGTTTGATAACACACGTTACTTTTTCCCCATTCGCCCAATTCCGGTCGCGCCGCTTTCGGCTAGCGGGTTATTTACGGCAAAAGGCTTTAATCTTTTGCTCTGGGAATTTTTATTGGTGTGGATATTTATGATTGGCGCTTTTATCTGGACACACAAAAGTGTGAAGAGAAAAATTGTCGCGGTAATTTTTTGGTTCACCTGCGCGCTGATGTGGTGGGTAAAATTTTCTGCTTAA
- the rfaE2 gene encoding D-glycero-beta-D-manno-heptose 1-phosphate adenylyltransferase has translation MVSKVVTRDELVKAREGLRNAGRKVVFTNGCFDLLHPGHIRYLQQARALGDALIVALNSDASVKKLKGDSRPILKQDERAEVMAALACVDLVTIFDEETPRELIAQVLPDILVKGGDWAIDTIVGREEVEAAGGETRSLAFIEGVSTSDIIKRILASEKTNTG, from the coding sequence ATGGTGAGCAAAGTTGTCACTCGTGATGAATTGGTAAAAGCGCGCGAAGGGTTGCGAAACGCCGGACGAAAAGTGGTTTTTACCAACGGTTGTTTTGACCTGCTGCATCCCGGTCACATCCGCTATTTGCAACAAGCGCGCGCGCTCGGCGATGCGCTGATTGTGGCGCTCAATAGCGATGCATCAGTTAAAAAATTGAAAGGCGACAGCCGCCCGATTCTTAAACAGGATGAACGCGCCGAGGTGATGGCGGCGCTTGCCTGTGTCGATTTGGTGACCATCTTCGATGAAGAAACGCCGCGCGAACTCATCGCCCAGGTGTTGCCCGATATTCTGGTGAAAGGCGGCGATTGGGCAATTGATACGATTGTCGGTCGCGAAGAGGTCGAAGCCGCCGGCGGCGAAACCCGTTCGCTAGCTTTCATCGAAGGCGTTTCAACCAGCGACATCATCAAACGGATTTTAGCGAGTGAGAAAACCAATACAGGTTAG
- a CDS encoding HNH endonuclease, protein MTKVNLENDPEEICHRLVLDQYWSDVIEALGASIELAHLYGPDRWGIRLAPDSIMLKVGRHEILQLGDWDLPFHLIIDQDSVPAHLRKRSELWFSEDKDCYGNCNANGYYPSNPGSEACNMTFEGLKNVYQELYSSHAEIVARAARKSKHPSTRTTHSVRLVEFLAKELGKPLPQPTYSNISDHNQPLLISEEITNDVEYIEGAARQIFVNAYERNPVARALCIQHYGCLCAVCGMNFGETYGEIGAGFIHVHHLVEISSIREEYKIDPVNDLRPVCPNCHAMLHRKKPAFKIEELKSILVNQKGG, encoded by the coding sequence ATGACCAAAGTAAATCTTGAAAATGATCCAGAAGAAATATGTCACAGGTTGGTGCTCGATCAATATTGGAGCGATGTGATTGAGGCATTGGGAGCGTCAATAGAACTTGCTCATCTCTATGGGCCAGATCGCTGGGGAATACGGCTGGCACCTGACAGCATTATGCTGAAAGTTGGGCGGCATGAAATCCTTCAACTGGGTGACTGGGATCTACCGTTCCATCTCATTATTGATCAAGATTCTGTCCCCGCGCATTTACGAAAACGTTCTGAACTTTGGTTCTCTGAGGACAAGGATTGTTATGGGAATTGCAACGCGAATGGATACTATCCATCCAACCCAGGATCAGAAGCCTGCAATATGACATTCGAGGGTCTCAAAAATGTGTATCAGGAGTTGTATAGCTCTCATGCTGAAATCGTCGCCCGTGCAGCCCGAAAATCTAAACACCCATCCACCAGAACCACACATTCAGTAAGGCTTGTCGAGTTTCTTGCTAAAGAACTGGGGAAGCCGTTGCCCCAACCAACATACTCCAACATATCAGACCATAATCAACCATTACTAATATCAGAGGAAATCACGAACGACGTAGAGTACATAGAAGGGGCAGCGCGGCAAATATTTGTCAATGCTTACGAGCGAAACCCTGTCGCTCGTGCTCTTTGTATTCAACATTATGGCTGCTTGTGTGCAGTATGCGGAATGAATTTTGGGGAAACCTACGGCGAAATAGGTGCTGGCTTCATTCACGTTCATCATCTCGTTGAAATTTCCTCAATTAGGGAAGAATATAAAATTGACCCTGTGAATGATCTTCGACCTGTTTGCCCAAATTGTCATGCGATGCTACATCGTAAGAAACCGGCATTCAAAATTGAGGAATTAAAAAGCATTCTCGTTAATCAAAAAGGCGGTTAA